Part of the Clostridium sporogenes genome, AGAGGATTTCCTCTCCAAACAATACCATGACTAGGACAAATCATATCAACTGGTAGATTAAAACTTAATATTTCCTCTATTTTCTTTATTACTAATGGACTAAAAGGTGTTAAAATATTTGCATAATATTTTATTGCCTCTTGTAATAATTCTGAACTATCAACTTTATCATTGTACATAAGTTCTGATGCATAATGCTGTCCAAAAGCATCATTACTAAACAACATATTTTTACCGCTTAAATAAGTAAACATACTATCTGGCCAATGAAGCATTCTTGCTTCAATAAATGTCAACTTATTTTTTCCTATTTCTAAAGTATCCCCTGTTTTAACCTCAACAAAATTCCAATCTTCATGATAATGAGCTTTTAATAACTTTGCTCCATTTTTAGTACAATATATAGGAGTCTTTGGAATTTCTTTCATGAGTTCAGGTAATGCTCCACTATGATCAATTTCTGAATGATTTACAATAATATAATCAATTTTATCTAAATCTATTTCCTTTTTTAAATTAGAAACAAATTCCTTTGCAAATGGTTGCCAAACAGTATCTATAAGTACATTTTTTTCATCTTTTATTAAATATGAATTATAAGATGACCCTTTATATGTAGAATATTCTTCACCATGGAAACTTCTTAATTCCCAATCTATTTTTCCAACCCAAGTAACCATATCATTGATTTTAAATGCCATAATCATCGTCCTTCCTGATTGTATATTTTAAAATAATCTATTATTTTCAAGGTTTATATTTTGTTCTAACTCTTTTGCTCTAACTCTACTAATTTTTTATATGTTACCTCAAATTTTTTACAAGCATCCTTAAGAACAATATAGTTAGTATATCCTTATTTTGTCTAAAAAAACTATTTATATCATTTAAAAATTATTTTTTATATTAGACTTATTTATTAAAATTATTAAATTTTATCTAAACATACATCATGGGAAATATGAAAATACCAAGAGTATTTAGAATTATTACTTGAACAAGCATAAAGATATTGGATAAAAAAATCAGAAAAAATTCGCTAGATGGATATAAGAATAAAATCAGATAAATGAGAAAAGTAAAAAGGAATAAGGTTTTTCAATATTTTTCTTCAATACTTTGTCA contains:
- a CDS encoding anaerobic nitric oxide reductase flavorubredoxin, which gives rise to MAFKINDMVTWVGKIDWELRSFHGEEYSTYKGSSYNSYLIKDEKNVLIDTVWQPFAKEFVSNLKKEIDLDKIDYIIVNHSEIDHSGALPELMKEIPKTPIYCTKNGAKLLKAHYHEDWNFVEVKTGDTLEIGKNKLTFIEARMLHWPDSMFTYLSGKNMLFSNDAFGQHYASELMYNDKVDSSELLQEAIKYYANILTPFSPLVIKKIEEILSFNLPVDMICPSHGIVWRGNPLQIVDEYMKWAKNYKENQVTIIYDTMWNSTRRMAETIAEGIKEENKDVAIKIYNSSKNDKNDIITEVFKSKVILVGSSTINRGMLSSTAAILEMIKGLGFKEKKAAAFGSYGWGGESVKLITEELNKAGFEIINDGIREMWNPDNEALDRCRSFGENIGKSIK